From a single Nostoc sp. MS1 genomic region:
- a CDS encoding YbhN family protein, translating to MKIKLKQILRWVILGITLIFLANALKSNWLGVTAIRIDKVGWAILAIATGVTLLAHTWAGWIWTWILRDLNQPIPTAEFIVVYLKTNIAKYLPGNVWHHYRRILALKNANVATGAATLSVLLEALLLAAAALITVVVFGRRFAINTNSWSVRILQLLSLVIILVSIHPRFLNPVIKFVYKLRAKKSATQSEAAFSVERYPLRPLLGELGFLLIRGIGFILTLFALMPVNMSQVPLLLGTFSFSWLLGFLVPGAPGGLGVFEATAIALLQSRFPSAAVISAIALYRLISIIAETAGAGLAALDEGLAK from the coding sequence ATGAAGATAAAATTGAAGCAAATTTTACGTTGGGTAATTTTAGGGATAACGCTAATTTTTTTAGCTAATGCTCTCAAGTCTAACTGGTTGGGAGTGACGGCTATCCGCATTGATAAAGTGGGATGGGCAATTTTAGCGATCGCCACAGGTGTAACTTTACTCGCGCATACTTGGGCGGGTTGGATTTGGACTTGGATTTTACGGGATCTCAATCAACCAATTCCAACTGCTGAATTTATTGTGGTGTATCTCAAAACTAATATTGCTAAGTATTTACCTGGAAATGTTTGGCATCACTATCGGCGGATTTTGGCGTTAAAAAATGCCAATGTTGCCACTGGTGCGGCTACTCTGAGTGTGCTGTTAGAAGCATTACTCTTGGCGGCTGCGGCTTTAATTACTGTTGTGGTATTTGGTAGAAGATTTGCTATTAATACGAATAGTTGGTCAGTACGCATATTACAATTACTCAGTTTGGTAATTATACTTGTCAGCATACATCCGCGATTTTTGAATCCAGTTATTAAATTTGTATATAAATTAAGGGCTAAAAAATCTGCTACTCAATCAGAAGCGGCTTTTAGTGTGGAACGCTATCCCCTACGACCATTATTAGGCGAGTTGGGATTTTTATTAATACGCGGGATAGGTTTTATTTTGACTCTGTTTGCTTTGATGCCTGTGAATATGAGCCAAGTTCCTTTATTATTAGGGACTTTTAGTTTTTCTTGGTTGTTAGGGTTTTTGGTTCCCGGTGCGCCTGGAGGTTTAGGTGTGTTTGAAGCAACAGCGATCGCTCTTTTGCAAAGTCGCTTTCCTTCGGCGGCTGTCATTAGTGCGATCGCCTTATATCGTCTAATTAGCATTATTGCGGAAACAGCCGGCGCTGGTTTAGCTGCGTTAGATGAAGGTCTAGCTAAATGA
- a CDS encoding GTPase family protein, which yields MVRLKVWQWVVLAMPIASIVIFLLVSAGMQIHEWGINWIWGVFTLIFVLWRWLLVKWTKPAIQQVEAALADVQEELQSAAQTTTPSISSETTQQVETALQEVLTAAQSDRPIWEDWTTFWQRCQDLVRAIALIYYPEAQYPLLNIYVPQAYGLIRGTVDDLDQWMQKLSPALNQVTIGQAYQAYEVYRKLEPSARKVLRAWNWAQWFLNPVAAVANRATKGTSSQANQQLLVNLGQLLREAALKNLCRQAIALYSGTTPPIPTATVSTPTLPKTKTQTLESILTQAKPVEKVEQKPVNILLAGRTGAGKSSLINTIFQSHLAEVDVLPSTAEIQNYHWQTQDGETLNLLDTPGYEQVKRGDLRDLVLKYATEADLLLLVTPVLDPALQMDVDFLQEIKATVADIPAIAVVTQVDRLRPIREWQPPYDWQEGNKPKEIAIREATEYRENLLGDFCNLVLPVVTSDRQTGRLAWGIEALSLGLIEAIAPAKQLRLARFLRNLEARTVAAAKIIDHYTLQMATTQGLTALLKSPVLQFISTISTGSPTLAYLLAEQIPVEKLPIVIGKLQMAYDLFSLLKTEDSNNVNFDLLSLWPLLLENPTTPDRNAWAFGHAIVEYWTQNLTVEQLRQRFDYYLQQV from the coding sequence ATGGTGCGCTTAAAAGTGTGGCAGTGGGTGGTATTGGCAATGCCGATCGCCTCAATCGTGATTTTCTTGCTAGTATCCGCAGGAATGCAGATTCATGAGTGGGGAATCAATTGGATTTGGGGTGTCTTCACTCTGATATTTGTGCTTTGGCGTTGGTTGCTGGTGAAGTGGACAAAACCAGCCATTCAACAAGTAGAAGCTGCATTAGCAGATGTTCAAGAAGAACTGCAATCTGCCGCACAGACTACCACACCAAGCATAAGTAGTGAGACGACACAACAAGTAGAAACTGCATTGCAAGAAGTCCTGACAGCCGCGCAAAGCGATCGCCCAATTTGGGAAGATTGGACAACATTTTGGCAACGTTGTCAAGATTTAGTGCGAGCGATTGCCCTCATCTATTACCCGGAGGCGCAGTATCCCCTACTGAATATCTATGTTCCCCAAGCTTACGGATTGATTCGGGGAACGGTAGATGACTTAGATCAATGGATGCAGAAGTTATCACCAGCACTCAATCAGGTGACGATTGGGCAAGCATACCAAGCTTATGAAGTCTACCGCAAGCTAGAACCATCAGCAAGGAAAGTATTACGTGCTTGGAACTGGGCGCAGTGGTTTTTAAATCCTGTGGCGGCGGTGGCTAACCGGGCTACTAAGGGAACGAGTAGTCAAGCCAATCAGCAATTATTGGTGAATCTTGGGCAATTGTTACGGGAAGCGGCTTTAAAAAACTTGTGTCGGCAGGCGATCGCACTTTACAGTGGCACTACACCACCTATTCCCACAGCCACCGTTTCCACCCCAACCTTACCTAAAACCAAAACTCAAACCCTAGAAAGTATTCTCACCCAAGCCAAACCTGTTGAAAAAGTAGAACAGAAGCCAGTCAATATTTTACTAGCAGGAAGAACAGGGGCAGGAAAAAGCAGTTTAATTAACACCATCTTCCAAAGTCATCTGGCAGAAGTGGATGTGTTACCCAGCACCGCAGAAATTCAAAATTACCACTGGCAAACCCAAGATGGCGAAACCTTAAATTTGCTGGATACACCAGGGTATGAACAAGTTAAACGAGGAGATTTACGAGATTTAGTCCTCAAATACGCCACAGAAGCCGACTTATTACTGCTAGTCACCCCTGTACTTGACCCTGCTTTGCAAATGGATGTGGACTTTTTGCAAGAAATCAAAGCCACAGTTGCAGACATTCCGGCGATCGCAGTTGTTACTCAAGTAGACCGTTTGCGTCCCATCCGTGAATGGCAACCGCCTTATGATTGGCAAGAAGGTAATAAACCAAAGGAAATTGCCATCCGAGAAGCTACAGAGTACCGTGAGAACTTGCTGGGAGACTTTTGTAATTTAGTTCTGCCCGTTGTCACCAGCGATCGCCAAACGGGTAGACTTGCTTGGGGAATCGAGGCTTTATCCTTGGGATTAATAGAGGCGATCGCACCAGCAAAACAGCTAAGACTTGCCCGTTTCTTACGTAACCTAGAAGCGCGTACCGTAGCAGCCGCCAAAATTATCGACCACTACACCTTGCAAATGGCCACAACCCAAGGACTGACAGCATTACTTAAAAGTCCTGTGCTTCAGTTCATCTCTACCATTTCCACTGGTTCCCCAACCTTGGCTTACCTGTTAGCAGAACAAATCCCGGTAGAAAAGTTACCTATTGTCATCGGTAAACTGCAAATGGCTTACGATTTATTCTCACTGTTAAAAACAGAAGACTCCAACAATGTCAACTTTGATTTATTATCTCTATGGCCGCTACTGTTAGAAAACCCAACTACCCCAGACCGCAACGCTTGGGCTTTTGGTCACGCCATTGTAGAATACTGGACGCAGAATTTGACGGTTGAGCAATTGCGTCAGCGTTTCGACTACTATTTACAGCAAGTTTAA